The Metamycoplasma subdolum DNA window ATCAAAACATTCATGAGTTTCACTAATTCTGTGCATCATTTTTTCAATTGCAATTTTTATTCTTATATCATCAAGTTTAAGGTTTGGTAACTTGAATGATTTTCTTTCAAAATCTTGTAAAAATGCAAAGTAAATGTTTCTTGAAAGTTTATCTTGTTCATCTTCTAGCTTGTATTTTTCACTTTCTTCTTTTCATTCATCAGGAACTATTCTATCTTTAAATAGTAAGTCGCAATCAATGGCATTTTTGCGATATTTTCTTTCTCTTAAAAGTACCATAATAAATGCAACTGTTACTAGAATAAATACTAATAAAAATAATGTTCCAAAGAAATAACAAGTGATCATAACGGCTTTACTTACTGGCATGAAAATACTTGCTCCAGTAATAAATAGAAGAATTCCAATTGCTAAAAGTAGAAATTGGACTACAAAACCTAATACTTCATAAAGTATTGCTTTTCCTTTTTGCTTTTGTTCTTTTTCTGCTTCGTTGTTCATATTCATCTCCTTATTTAAATTCTACTAGTTTTGGGTTTTTTAAATAACCACGTCCTGCTTTTGCAATAAGTTTTCCATTAACTTTGGTTGCATCTGCTGAAAAATTGACGTGAAGTTTTAATAAACTTGCACCAACCCCGTATGAATCAACTGGTGTTTCTTCATCTTCAAAAGTTTGAATTCTATTTGCATCAAAACCACTTGAAACAACAATTTTTACATGCTTTCCGCCATTATTATCTAATGCTTCACGAAGTCTTTTTACTTGGGTTGGAGTAACTCCAAATTCAGCTTCACCTTCAACAAACATTTTGTCAATCAATGCTTTTGAGGTGTCAATTCTTACACCTTTTAAAGTTTTGCCAAATTCTTTTAAACAATCTAAAGAATCTTTAATTACGTCGTTGTGAAAATCTACTAAAGCATAAAGTTCATCATTAGGAAAAGTTTCGTGATATGCTTTGCAAGCCTCAACAACATCGCCTTCAAACATTTGAATTAAAGCATGAGGCATTGATCCGTAAGTTCTTTTTTCATCATAGTTTGAAGAAAGTAATGTTGAGTGATTTTTAATACCACCAACATTGATTGCATAAGCGTCTCTTTCTTGATTGATGTAGTGGTCTGCACGATCAGCCATACTAATAACGGTTTTTTTACCTGCGGCTTTTACTATTCTATAAGCATTTGTTGCAATAGAACTTTGTCTTGCTAAAATGCCATCAATGATTCCTTCTCAAATTCCAAATTCAGCATATGGGCCTTCAAGTTCAAGAACAACTTCGCGGTTATGAATTATGCTTCCTTCGGGTATATAGCGAATTGAATATTTGCTTATGTCAGTGTTGTTTTTTAAAATTTCTAATGCTTCATTAATACCACAAAGTTTTACATCATTATGACGTTGAAAAAATTGTAGGGTTACTATTTTTTTGTTTGCTTTTTGTTTAGCAATTTCTTGAGTTTTGTAGAAATAGATTGAGATTTTATCTTTTAAATTATTCATGTAAATACACTTCCTTTTTAGTTATTTAAATTTTAAGTTATTTTAAACGATTTTTTCTTTTTGAGTTTTTAAAATAAAAAGTTACGATCAACTTTTTCGTAACTTTTAGTTTTTAAATAATTTAGGCTCAATTTTTGTTTTAAATCATTTAGTTCTTTGAATGTAATGAACTGCGATATGTTGGATGATTGTAAAGACACCACCAATTATTCAGTAAATTTGAAGACCGGCTGAGAAAAGAATACCAATGAAGATAATAATTAAAGAAACTATATTTCCTTTTTTACCTTGTTTTTTCATCGCGGCTTGCGTGTAAGCATCAGCACGAAACTGCTTCTTTTTCCGCTGTAAAAGTTTAGGTGTATATTGAGCAAGTGCTTGAATTCCAATTGAGAATATTAGAATTGGAAGGTAGAGCCACTCACCTGCCAGAAGTCTTTTTACTGAAGTTGCAGATAAGCTAATTCCGTATCATGTTGCTTGCTTAATTTCAGGTGCTGCAGAAATAATCCTAAA harbors:
- a CDS encoding nicotinate phosphoribosyltransferase; translation: MNNLKDKISIYFYKTQEIAKQKANKKIVTLQFFQRHNDVKLCGINEALEILKNNTDISKYSIRYIPEGSIIHNREVVLELEGPYAEFGIWEGIIDGILARQSSIATNAYRIVKAAGKKTVISMADRADHYINQERDAYAINVGGIKNHSTLLSSNYDEKRTYGSMPHALIQMFEGDVVEACKAYHETFPNDELYALVDFHNDVIKDSLDCLKEFGKTLKGVRIDTSKALIDKMFVEGEAEFGVTPTQVKRLREALDNNGGKHVKIVVSSGFDANRIQTFEDEETPVDSYGVGASLLKLHVNFSADATKVNGKLIAKAGRGYLKNPKLVEFK